A single genomic interval of Portunus trituberculatus isolate SZX2019 chromosome 41, ASM1759143v1, whole genome shotgun sequence harbors:
- the LOC123516676 gene encoding uncharacterized protein DDB_G0271670-like: MGTGCRNVEVLRVDKEKCYSSSSSSSSSSSSSSSSSSSSSSSSSCSSSSSSSSSSSSSSSGGGGGGSGSGGSSGSGGCSSSSSSSSSSCSSSSSSSSSSSNNNNNNNNNNNNSSSSNNRRRRIRRRLSNSSSSSSSSSSSSSSSKSSGGGSSSRSNNSNTTNNNGSSSNSSSSSSRSSSSSSSSSSSSSSSSSSSSSSSSSSSSSSSSSSSSSSSSSTLSPLSTPLPCSVRPLCRALNGKDSSHYLRSVSMLASRLSSFRPVSLSSRFYSSFPSQEPRRRAAAATHSVCVDSHGDRTTGAVQDVESKSLLVLGVIRIILGDHFTAGGYVANSVWRRRVNLPGTCCKNKNWTISRYFVLWVSLCVGETGRHVPSIVWRGVSAIADKPMSLGGAAEVGWWGTRECCMTQ, from the exons ATGGGTACCGGATGTAGGAATGTGGAAGTGTTGCGTGTGGATAAGGAAAAGTGTTA cagcagcagcagcagcagtagtagtagtagtagtagtagtagtagtagtagtagtagtagtagtagtagtagtagttgcagcagcagcagcagcagcagcagcagcagcagcagcagcagcagtggtggtggtggtggtggtagtggtagtggtggtagtagtggtagtggtggttgcagcagcagcagcagcagtagcagcagcagttgcagcagcagcagcagcagcagcagcagcagcagcaacaacaacaacaacaacaacaacaacaacaacaacagcagcagcagcaacaacagaagaagaagaataagaagaagactcagtaatagtagtagtagtagtagtagtagtagtagtagtagtagtagtagtaaaagtagtggtggtggtagtagtagtagaagtaataacagcaacaccactaacaacaacggcagcagcagcaacagcagcagtagcagcagcagaagtagtagtagtagtagtagtagtagtagtagtagtagtagtagtagtagtagtagtagtagtagcagcagcagcagcagcagcagcagcagcagcagcagcagcagcagcagtagtagtagt ACTCTATCTCCGCTATCCACGCCACTACCATGTTCAGTACGTCCATTGTGTCGTGCATTGAATGGGAAAGACTCCTCTCACTATCTCCGTTCTGTTTCCATGCTCGCTTCTCGGCTTTCCTCATTTCGCCCTGTATCACTAAGCAGTAGATTCTACAGCAG CTTCCCGAGCCAGGAGCCCCGCCGCcgcgctgctgctgccactcacTCAGTGTGCGTTGACTCCCATGGTGATCGGACCACAGGCGCAGTGCAAGATGTTGAATCTAAAAGCTTACTGGTACTTGGTGTAATACGGATTATTCTTGGTGACCACTTTACTGCAGGAGGATATGTTGCAAATAGTGTGTGGAGGCGGCGTGTGAACCTCCCAGGGACTTGCTGTAAGAACAAGAATTGGACGATATCG CGGTATTTTGTGTTGTGGGTGTCTTTGTGTGTTGGTGAGACGGGCCGACACGTGCCTTCCATAGTCTGGCGAGGCGTTAGTGCGATCGCAGATAAACCCATGTCCCTAGGAGGTGCTGCAGAGGTTGGTTGGTGGGGCACGCGGGAGTGTTGTATGACGCAGTGA